The following coding sequences lie in one Pseudomonas syringae CC1557 genomic window:
- a CDS encoding hydrolase → MSKNVPTHLSFLSHANPFTPAIGMSNPHLQTLWGPLLRKPTLLARTRERLWLKDGDFLDMDWHGPDTTDAPLVLVLHGLTGSSNSPYVAGLQKAMAARGWASVALNWRGCSGEPNLLSRSYHSGASEDLAEVIAHLKAKRPLAPLYAAGYSLGGNVLLKYLGEAGKNSDLLGAVAVSVPFRLDECANRIGQGFSRVYQRHFMRAMLTYVRDKQQRFQHEGLTEGLAELAALGSLENMRTFWDFDGRVTAPLHGFADATDYYRRASSRYYLGQIETPTLIIQSTDDPFVFPHSLPEPSELSPCTEFELHAKGGHVGFVEGSLRNPAYYLERRIPLWLSAAHERDARNSN, encoded by the coding sequence TTGAGCAAGAACGTGCCTACACACCTCTCCTTCCTGTCCCATGCAAACCCGTTCACGCCAGCTATCGGGATGAGCAACCCGCATCTGCAAACCCTGTGGGGGCCGCTATTGCGCAAGCCAACGCTGCTGGCGCGTACTCGCGAGCGGTTGTGGCTGAAGGACGGAGACTTTCTGGACATGGACTGGCATGGTCCTGACACGACCGATGCGCCGCTGGTGCTGGTGTTGCATGGCCTGACTGGATCGTCAAACTCGCCGTACGTCGCGGGGCTGCAAAAGGCGATGGCAGCACGGGGCTGGGCCAGCGTTGCATTGAACTGGAGGGGCTGCTCGGGCGAACCGAACCTGCTGTCACGCAGTTACCACTCAGGGGCGAGCGAGGATTTGGCTGAAGTGATTGCTCACTTGAAAGCCAAGCGTCCGCTGGCCCCGCTTTACGCCGCCGGGTATTCACTGGGCGGCAATGTACTGCTCAAATACCTGGGTGAAGCGGGCAAGAACAGCGATCTGCTGGGTGCCGTTGCTGTGTCAGTGCCGTTTCGGCTCGATGAATGCGCAAACCGCATTGGCCAGGGCTTTTCCAGGGTCTATCAGCGACACTTCATGCGCGCAATGCTCACCTACGTCCGCGACAAACAGCAGCGTTTTCAGCATGAGGGGCTGACCGAGGGGCTCGCCGAACTCGCGGCCCTTGGCTCGCTGGAGAACATGCGCACGTTCTGGGACTTCGACGGCCGGGTCACCGCGCCACTGCACGGCTTCGCCGATGCCACGGATTATTACCGCAGAGCGTCCAGTCGTTACTATCTGGGGCAGATCGAGACGCCCACGCTGATTATTCAGTCCACTGACGACCCGTTCGTCTTCCCCCACAGCCTGCCCGAACCAAGCGAGCTGTCGCCCTGCACGGAATTCGAATTGCACGCCAAAGGCGGGCATGTCGGCTTCGTCGAGGGCTCGCTGCGTAATCCAGCCTACTACCTCGAACGGCGCATTCCGCTATGGCTAAGCGCTGCCCACGAGCGTGACGCCCGCAACAGCAACTGA
- a CDS encoding sulfurtransferase, whose translation MSIAQLISPQQLADRQKSPGLVILDCRFALEDSDYGQRSYAQGHIEGASFADLKRDLSGPAIKGKTGRHPLPDPDALLQCFQAWGINADSDIVLYDDGPAMFAARAWWLLAWMGKREGVYLLDGGLKAWHAAGLPLSLDAPSHTPGHFSAEPDMSLLLSATRLQGRLGRPEMTLIDARAEARFRGDVEPLDPVAGHIPGAQCAPCSDNLGPDGLFLPPERLRQRFAEKLQGRPPESLVAYCGSGVTACLNLFALCLAGYPLGTLYAGSWSEWITDPSREVATGSD comes from the coding sequence ATGTCTATCGCGCAACTGATCAGCCCGCAGCAACTGGCCGATCGCCAGAAAAGCCCGGGGCTGGTGATTCTGGATTGCCGTTTTGCACTGGAAGACTCTGATTACGGTCAGCGCAGTTACGCTCAGGGGCATATCGAAGGGGCGTCCTTTGCCGATCTGAAGCGCGACCTTAGCGGGCCAGCTATCAAGGGCAAGACCGGGCGCCATCCGTTGCCAGACCCCGACGCCTTGCTGCAGTGCTTTCAAGCGTGGGGTATCAACGCTGACAGCGATATCGTGCTCTATGACGACGGCCCCGCAATGTTCGCTGCGCGTGCCTGGTGGTTACTGGCCTGGATGGGCAAGCGCGAGGGAGTGTATCTGCTCGACGGTGGCTTGAAGGCCTGGCACGCGGCCGGACTGCCGCTGAGCCTTGACGCGCCGAGCCATACACCCGGTCATTTCAGCGCTGAGCCGGACATGTCCCTGTTGCTGAGCGCAACTCGGTTGCAGGGGCGTCTCGGACGTCCGGAAATGACCCTGATCGACGCCCGCGCCGAAGCCCGTTTTCGCGGTGACGTAGAACCCCTGGACCCTGTTGCCGGGCATATCCCCGGCGCGCAGTGTGCGCCTTGCAGTGACAATCTCGGACCCGACGGGCTGTTTCTGCCGCCTGAACGGCTCAGGCAGCGGTTTGCCGAAAAATTGCAAGGTCGGCCGCCGGAGAGTCTGGTGGCCTATTGCGGATCGGGCGTAACAGCCTGCCTCAACCTGTTTGCCCTGTGCCTGGCCGGGTATCCGCTCGGGACCCTGTATGCGGGTTCGTGGAGTGAGTGGATCACCGACCCGTCACGAGAAGTTGCGACCGGCAGCGATTGA
- a CDS encoding TetR/AcrR family transcriptional regulator, translating into MAPRTKTRERIVQTSLELFNQQGERSVTTNHIAAHMQISPGNLYYHFANKQVIIAELFREYEGLIGSFLTLPADRPPTIEDKRDYFLAIIDAMWRYRFLHRDLEHLLTSDAELAARYRRFSYRCLMQAMTIYRGFINAGILKMDEAQIEWTSLNTWIVLTSWVRFLCTNRENSTHVNEEAIRRGVYQVLMLESSCVAPEAREAFDALCATFHAPLSKILE; encoded by the coding sequence ATGGCACCCCGTACCAAAACCCGTGAGCGAATCGTGCAAACCAGCCTGGAGCTGTTCAATCAGCAGGGTGAGCGTAGCGTGACCACTAATCATATCGCGGCACACATGCAAATCTCGCCAGGGAACCTCTATTACCACTTCGCCAACAAGCAGGTGATCATTGCCGAGCTGTTCCGCGAATACGAGGGATTGATAGGCAGCTTTCTGACCCTGCCCGCCGATCGTCCGCCCACCATAGAAGACAAGCGCGATTATTTTCTGGCGATCATTGATGCCATGTGGCGCTACCGTTTTCTGCATCGTGATCTTGAGCATCTGCTGACATCGGATGCCGAACTGGCAGCGCGCTATCGACGCTTTTCGTATCGCTGTCTGATGCAGGCGATGACCATCTACCGCGGTTTCATCAATGCGGGCATCTTGAAAATGGATGAGGCGCAGATCGAGTGGACCAGCCTCAACACCTGGATCGTTCTGACGTCATGGGTGCGTTTTCTGTGTACGAATCGGGAGAATTCCACACACGTGAACGAAGAAGCCATTCGACGCGGGGTCTATCAGGTGCTTATGCTCGAATCCAGCTGCGTCGCGCCTGAGGCCCGCGAGGCGTTCGACGCCTTGTGCGCAACGTTTCACGCGCCGCTGTCGAAGATTCTGGAATGA